Genomic segment of Coffea arabica cultivar ET-39 chromosome 1e, Coffea Arabica ET-39 HiFi, whole genome shotgun sequence:
TTCAGATGCTTTGGAGGTGGCATGCTGCCTTATCTGGACACAGACATCAACATAATCCTCATCTTGACTATCCCAGCATCTTAGCTTCAAAGCCTCCCCGGGATTGTTTAATAGCTAACCAAGACTAAAGAACTGAAACCTTATGTCTAAGTATAATAATCCTTCCCAAAGGATAATATGGTAGTCAGTAATTAATACTGGCATAATAGCTAACAGTGACTCGAGCTTAAAATTTAATAGGTTCATCCGTATATAACAGGCCTGAACTGCTTTTCATAGGCAGCTTGCATATTTACGTGAAAACACCGAAATGCCAGTAAAAGAGAAACCAGATCAGATCATCTATGCCAAAATGCCACTGCCAAAATCTATCAATTCGCCAGCATAATGGGCTGCAGATAAGAATAATCATAtgtaatccaatctatcaatcCTGAAACAAACAGTAAAATAGTAACTTAACAATCAATCCAGTGATTCAACCAGTATATCCATGTCCAGAAGAAACGACATTCTCACAAGCCAAAATTGTTCAAGGTACCTCCAAATTGCTGTCCCCAGAATGGGAGTCGGGGATCATCCTCTTCCTCATCAAACTCATCGCCGTACCCTATCTCCGCATCGCCACGGTAACCCGGTTCACTCCCATAGCCCGATTCGTTACCCTGGTTGTCAAAATTCCCGGCATGCCCAAACCCAGTAATCAAATGCTCTTTCTCACCATTCCcattctccctctccctcctcGTATTCCTCGCCGCCTCGCTCACATCCGACGACCAATTGGCATCCCCGTTCACAAACAGCTCCCCACTGGAATCAGTTCCTGCGGCCACCGGAAAATCGGAGCAAGTAGCGTAGGCGGCCGACGCCCCAACAGAGCAGCAACGGCGGCGATAAGTCCCGCTCCGACTTCGATCACTGCTTCTCCCGGACACGGACCTAGATCCACGGCGGCGGCGCTTCCGGGCGAACCACCTAACTCCGTCGCGCTTGTGGGCTGCGGACGATAAAGGGCGATCATCGTCGAACAAGCTTAGCCTGGATATGTCGAGGGCATCGATGGAGAAGGAGGTGCCTCTGTCGGCTCGGCAGGGGCGCTTGGTGTGGAGGACAGTGGTGGCGGGATAGGGTTTGGGAGAATCAGAGTCGAAGGTTTGATTAGGTATAATGGCCGAGAGTTGAAAGGGTCTCCAGCCGTGTAGCTGCAAAGTGCAGGATTCTATGGCGTGCCGGGAGTCTAGGGTTCTGTGGGACAttgcattcttcttcttcttcttcgtcttctagtatcttcttcttcttttagtaGCAGTAGCAAAGAGTAGAATCTATCGTACGACTAGTGCAGCTGTGGTGGTATCTTTAACTCCTCCTCGCAGGAGGATTTCCAATTTTGCCAAAAAGTATGTGGAAATAGAATACAGTTCTAGGCTTCTAGtattcacacacacacaaagtCTACTACTGGGATAGTTAAAGTTCTCGTTCCACGTGGCCTTTACGGAACCAGAAACCCAAAAGCCAGACCGTAAAGCAGTAGATGCAAACCTACCTTGTCTTCAACTTCGAGAATTACTAAAAGGGCCGTCGAATCTCTGGAATGCTACCTCTGCTTGCAGCATTATTGTCTATGCGCGCGCATGGCTCTCTTTCTAGTTTTTTAACCTTTTAGGCCTACTTTTGTTTTGATTACATTATTATAATTAGATGTACTATACACGTGTAATATTtagatttaaatttaaatttaaattatatatcataatttaatgataaaaatatatacactgtcagtataaaaaatattaatccttttatttatgtattttataGGGAAAGAGGTGGGAGCATAATAATGACAATACCAAAAAATCGACTTATGTAGAAGATTTAGTGGGTTCATTCATTCGTGGGTGGAAAATCAACTGATATATTAATCGCTTCTTCTAATTGCATCGTGTCATTTTGAAATTTCCTGCAGATCTACTAATATTCCTTACGTCAACAATATGAGTAagtcttatatacactgatagtgtatatactatcatcaTTGGATTCATGATATATgtccaaaatttaaatttcaaattcaaattttatataattgtcATTTATTCAATACtaacaatatatatacaatcagtatataaaagattaatcctaaCAATATACAAaagaaatactactactactagtgggaatacccgtgctatgcacggtgctgacattattgaaaaaaataaaatgatgaacaaataaaagtgaaaaatttgaaccaacaaaatttaaatataatATCTGTTTAataatagtttgaaatataatagAATGTATATATCATTCTAGAACTGTCCTTTTTCGGAAGATggatcctgaaaaaaaaattaaaatttatattaaaaaaggaaatgatatttttctacaaatgaatgtaattgaatgttgttaaaatgaaatacttacaaatactaagcattcgatttgataatcttccTTGAAGGTGCGAACATtcttcacaccaatccacttttaGCACGAAAgccaaatttggtgatttaattaactctgttgaattttgtggagtgcgtactacaaatgaaaatgcacgatctttGTATGAATTAATTCGTTGGCCGAATAACCTATCATCATTTTCCTGATAATTAAGAACGTACGaaattagtgtatttttttacataatttatAAATAGTACTATAAAAAGTAAACATATATTAAGAAATTCTACCTTCCTTTGTAATGTCCTGAGATAAGAAGCATCACAACCAAATACAAATCGTGCATGTCTGTCTTGTAGATTAAGATGCATATTACCAAAGTGGCAGTCAATGCAATCCACTTCGTAACCAACTCTATTTAATTTGAgaagattttcatttctttaacTCTAAGAAACACGGAGATGATACTATTATGATCATTTTGCCAAGTAGAACACGTATCcaccaggaaaaaaaaatcccatgAAATCTATTTAAAAAATGAACAATCTACAGTTGGAACACGGTTTGGTTTCCGATTGGCCCCCCACCATTTAGAGCCTAGGATAATATGCTTGGTTTTGATTTCTTTGGGGGGGGCACCGGTGCAAGATTTGTGATTATTATTCGGGTTTTTAGCCTCCACTTGACCGGAAAACAAAAATCTTGCTCAGTCAAGTTTTGAACTTTTTCCCTGCGTTTACAGAATTAACTAAATGCTGTTTCAATTTCATATTCCAGGATAAAAACTCCCCAAGGGATACACTATAGGTCACTCAAACACCAATGGTGAAGCAATTGGAGCTgaagaaaagattaaaagaaaagaaaagaaaattactaTAAAGGCCAACAACAGTTATTCCTCAATTTTGAGAGATCCTCGGGcaacttgaaaacaaaaaaagtcaTACTAAAACATTAAGCATCAGGCAACGCGCTTATACAGTTAATCTTAGTATTTTCCAATGGCTAAAAGATTGCAAAATTCTAACATACACCAGTATCTCACCTTTTGGTTCCCTTTCTTGCTTTGTCCCGTAAACTCATATAACATAGGAAAGCTGCCTAGAGGAAATAACCTGCGTTTTGGATAAGCAACTACCCAGGTAAGAGGAATCATCTTCGAAAATCTACGCACGGTGTAAAACAGAAACTTCTAATTACAATCGGCCCAAAAAAAGTCATACTAAAACATTAACAAATAAAACCCCCATTCGTATGCCGCTCATTTATTCTCACCGAATATTCGTCGATACATGTGCGACATGCAATTGCACTAAACCACTAAACCCCCTTCCAAGCACccaaagaaaggggaaaaaaataaactTTGATGTGGCAATGGTTTTGCATGAAGTGAAATCAACAGTACCAAACAATCGAAGAATATTAGAATAAAATTCAAGAACTctccaacccaaaaataaataaattaatagaCACAGAATTTATTGTTGAATATAGGCAGATACCTTTGGAGACGGCGCCAAGATAGACTCAAATATCCATGAAGAGGATGAAGCAGAGGACTCCTTGAACCCAAAAAGATCATAAgtgaatgaagaagaagaaccaGATTGCTTTTATTTGTCAGAAGTGTATGATCACTCCTAGGTAGTTAATGGCCGAAATGTACATATACTAAAACGTGGTATGATGATAGTGGAAAACGTGGGAGGAAATATAGGAGTGGTTGTAGGGTGAGTTAAGAGATAGTGGcaatattttgaatttaaatttgtttggtgaTAAGGTGGTTATTATCCACTACATTTTAtgcattaaaataaatacaaaaatctagaaaaaagaatgagatatTTAGAAGACATTGAGAGAGTTTCTGCTAAAAATCCCTTCCTgaatacaaaaatacaaaaaatgaaGGTAATATTGTGATTCAAACTCTAAAAAGTATGATACCATCCTTCAAGAAGTTTCATGCCTTCTTTAACATCTCAAAAAGATGCAACACAGAACAGTTATTTGAATGCTAATAAACTCTCTTTCTACCAATTTTGAAAGCCCACCCATTAaaagtgaagtgaaaattaTTGCAGTCAATGCAGagagaaaatgataaaaaaaagaaaggctaGAATGCAATTTTGCCAAAAGGATTTCTGAcaagattttgtaaaaaattttcagaaataatGGATAATCAGAAAATCAATGCAATATCATTCAtgacaaaaagcaaagcaaaagcaaaacatACTTAAAAAGCAAAGGGGACCGACCTGAAAAATTAAGTTGGCAAGAATATACTTCCAATTATCCGCAAGAAGATTGAGTTTTGCTGAAGTTTCTGCACATAATATCTTCCACTACTGctcataaaagaaacaaaatcaatacatttacaaaatgaatagagaataaaaaataaataagaaactgAGAGAGAATGGGAGTGAGATAGTGGGATAGTGGGAATAGAGAatttgtaggagtggttgtaggatgagttaagatagtgggatagtgggggtgagatagtgggaatattgatgggtgataaggtgggttataaccaactacattttatgtattaaaataaatacaaaaatctagaaaaaagaatgagaagtttagaagtCATTGAGAGGGTTTCTGCTAAAAACCCCTTCctgaatacatatagatatagatagtTAGTTATATTACGTTAGaaatactctttttttttttgtgttattttcgAACTGCCACTTCCCATCCTTACTAGCAATAAACGTGCACTACAGGTTATGGCATAACCACTgatattaaataataaaaagaaaacaatttgtTTCCTCCCTCgcattttgagaaaaaaaactCTTTTAGTCTCTCAgttttaaaatgaaacaaattaGTTTTTCACATTTTAAAAATGAAGCAAGTTAGCACCACAATGAAAATCTGATATAGATTTTAGGGGCAATGGAACATCACTttagtttctttcaaattgagcTACTACCGATATATACGCAGCATTGAATCAACATTAAAgggtaaatttaaaaaattataacattttttttattttatcttttttataGTGCAAGTGAAGGGTTTGAATCCCAAATTTCTCACTCACACTTATTCTCCCTAAACCATCTAACCTATCCATACCCTAAAatttataacataaaaaaaaaaacccttctctctaaaaaaatgagttttagttaaaaaattttgtaatcTGGAGGTAAGATTGGAACATCACTTAATTCttaatttcttattttgtaATTTAATTTTAACTTTTAAAACAATACCGATTTCTAATATAGTTTACTGattcttgttctttccttcaACCCCAAtctttcccattttttcttcatcttcactCTTGAATTGAATTAATTCCCATCCTTTATCTTCGATTCTAAAACCCTTCTTTCTTTATGTGCCATTTACGTAATTTTTAATTCCTTATTTTGCaacttaaattttttaaatagaaGAACTTGTTTCTAATGTTgtaacttttaaattttttccattttttttatcttgtcTCAATGTCATGTGTACATCAAGTGTAGCTTATTTGGTAGAAACTAAAGTGATATTTTAGTGTTCTGGaattaatttgctttatttttaAAATGCGAGAGCTCAGTGCACTTCATTTTTCAAAGTGAGGgacaagaaaaatagtttttcaaAATGTAAAGGACAAAACAGGTCATTTTTCCAATAATAAATACCAAGGGCCTA
This window contains:
- the LOC113734972 gene encoding uncharacterized protein isoform X3; this encodes MSHRTLDSRHAIESCTLQLHGWRPFQLSAIIPNQTFDSDSPKPYPATTVLHTKRPCRADRGTSFSIDALDISRLSLFDDDRPLSSAAHKRDGVRWFARKRRRRGSRSVSGRSSDRSRSGTYRRRCCSVGASAAYATCSDFPVAAGTDSSGELFVNGDANWSSDVSEAARNTRRERENGNGEKEHLITGFGHAGNFDNQGNESGYGSEPGYRGDAEIGYGDEFDEEEDDPRLPFWGQQFGAHYAGELIDFGSGILA
- the LOC113734972 gene encoding uncharacterized protein isoform X1; its protein translation is MSHRTLDSRHAIESCTLQLHGWRPFQLSAIIPNQTFDSDSPKPYPATTVLHTKRPCRADRGTSFSIDALDISRLSLFDDDRPLSSAAHKRDGVRWFARKRRRRGSRSVSGRSSDRSRSGTYRRRCCSVGASAAYATCSDFPVAAGTDSSGELFVNGDANWSSDVSEAARNTRRERENGNGEKEHLITGFGHAGNFDNQGNESGYGSEPGYRGDAEIGYGDEFDEEEDDPRLPFWGQQFGDNVSNLEIIGENPPQKAHHRCRRKKHDFRMIDAIR
- the LOC113734972 gene encoding uncharacterized protein isoform X2; this encodes MSHRTLDSRHAIESCTLQLHGWRPFQLSAIIPNQTFDSDSPKPYPATTVLHTKRPCRADRGTSFSIDALDISRLSLFDDDRPLSSAAHKRDGVRWFARKRRRRGSRSVSGRSSDRSRSGTYRRRCCSVGASAAYATCSDFPVAAGTDSSGELFVNGDANWSSDVSEAARNTRRERENGNGEKEHLITGFGHAGNFDNQGNESGYGSEPGYRGDAEIGYGDEFDEEEDDPRLPFWGQQFGGLIDWITYDYSYLQPIMLAN